In a single window of the Pseudoxanthomonas sp. F37 genome:
- the ftsA gene encoding cell division protein FtsA, whose protein sequence is MNRKGDKSLIVGLDIGTSKVTALVGEYAPGNPIEVIGIGSHESRGLKRGVVVDIESTVQSIQRAIEEAELMAGCEIRSVYASISGNHVQCRNSPGIVPIRDGEVTWGDLDRVLEAAKAVAIPADQKILHAIPREYKLDNSQEGIRNPVGMTGVRLEVDAHLVFCAQSAAANISKCVQRCGLQIDDLIFSSLASSVAVLTSDERELGVALVDMGAGTTDLAVFVQGAICHTASLPIAGDQVTNDIAHMLRTPTPEAEQIKVRYACALAQLATAEESIQVPSVGDRPPRRLPRHALAQAVQQRYEEIFEMVQAELRRSGFEERVRAGMVLTGGAAKMEGVVELAEEMLQMPVRVGIPQHVTGLGEVVGNPVHATGVGLLLMGSQIEHPRRPSLPTGKAGSWFKKLQNWYRGEF, encoded by the coding sequence ATGAATCGCAAGGGTGACAAATCACTGATCGTCGGACTGGACATCGGCACCTCCAAGGTGACGGCGCTGGTCGGCGAGTACGCACCGGGCAATCCGATCGAAGTGATCGGCATCGGCTCGCACGAGTCGCGCGGGCTCAAGCGCGGCGTCGTGGTGGACATCGAATCCACCGTGCAGTCCATCCAGCGCGCCATCGAGGAGGCCGAGCTGATGGCCGGCTGCGAGATCCGCTCGGTCTACGCCTCCATCTCGGGCAACCACGTGCAGTGCCGCAACTCGCCGGGCATCGTGCCGATCCGCGACGGCGAGGTCACCTGGGGCGACCTGGACCGCGTGCTGGAAGCGGCGAAGGCCGTGGCCATCCCCGCCGACCAGAAGATCCTCCACGCCATCCCGCGCGAGTACAAGCTGGACAACTCGCAGGAAGGCATCCGCAATCCGGTCGGCATGACCGGCGTGCGCCTGGAAGTGGACGCGCACCTGGTGTTCTGCGCGCAGTCCGCCGCCGCCAACATCAGCAAGTGCGTGCAGCGCTGCGGCCTGCAGATCGACGACCTGATCTTCTCCTCGCTGGCCTCCAGCGTGGCGGTGCTGACCAGCGACGAGCGCGAGCTGGGCGTGGCGCTGGTGGACATGGGGGCGGGCACGACCGACTTGGCGGTGTTCGTGCAGGGCGCGATCTGCCACACGGCCTCGCTGCCGATCGCCGGCGACCAGGTCACCAACGACATCGCCCACATGCTGCGCACGCCCACGCCCGAAGCCGAGCAGATCAAGGTGCGCTACGCCTGCGCGCTGGCGCAACTGGCGACGGCCGAGGAGAGCATCCAGGTGCCCAGCGTGGGCGACCGTCCGCCGCGCCGCCTGCCGCGCCACGCGCTGGCGCAGGCCGTGCAGCAGCGCTACGAAGAGATCTTCGAGATGGTGCAGGCCGAACTGCGCCGCTCGGGCTTCGAGGAGCGCGTGCGCGCCGGCATGGTGCTGACCGGCGGCGCCGCGAAGATGGAAGGCGTGGTCGAGCTGGCCGAGGAGATGCTGCAGATGCCGGTGCGCGTGGGCATCCCGCAGCACGTCACCGGGCTGGGCGAAGTGGTCGGCAATCCGGTGCATGCCACCGGCGTGGGCCTGCTGCTGATGGGCAGCCAGATCGAACATCCCCGGCGTCCGTCGCTGCCCACGGGCAAGGCGGGGAGCTGGTTCAAGAAGCTGCAGAACTGGTACAGGGGCGAGTTCTAG
- the ftsZ gene encoding cell division protein FtsZ, with amino-acid sequence MAHFELVEKMAPNAVIKVVGVGGGGGNAVAHMVNGSVDGVEFITANTDSQAIKNCGAKLQLQLGSNVTKGLGAGANPEVGRQAALEDRERIIDALDGADMVFITAGMGGGTGTGAAPVVAQLAKEMGILTVAVVTKPFPFEGRRRMQVALKGIEELSHHCDSLITIPNEKLITVLGRNATMIQAFRAANDVLLGAVQGIADLIVRPGLINVDFADVRTVMSEMGLAMMGTGSARGDDRAQAAAEAAIQNPLLDDVNLNGANGILVNITAGPDFTMAEFDEVGRTIEGFASEDATVVVGTVLDPDMQDEVRVTVVATGLNRNAVRQPVGRGGDLREPMRAPIKLVRDATTGMPIDDGYSMDPIGAATSGLGLRRGSASPAPSAPASAPVAAELPSDYLDIPAFLRRQAD; translated from the coding sequence ATGGCACATTTCGAACTGGTTGAAAAGATGGCCCCGAATGCGGTGATCAAGGTCGTGGGCGTGGGCGGCGGCGGCGGCAACGCCGTGGCGCACATGGTCAACGGCAGCGTGGACGGCGTGGAGTTCATCACCGCCAACACCGATTCGCAGGCGATCAAGAACTGCGGCGCCAAGCTGCAGCTGCAGTTGGGCAGCAACGTCACCAAGGGCCTGGGCGCGGGCGCCAATCCGGAAGTCGGCCGCCAGGCCGCGCTGGAAGACCGCGAGCGCATCATCGACGCGCTGGATGGCGCCGACATGGTGTTCATCACCGCGGGCATGGGCGGCGGCACCGGCACCGGCGCCGCGCCGGTGGTGGCGCAGCTGGCCAAGGAGATGGGCATCCTGACGGTGGCCGTGGTCACCAAGCCGTTCCCGTTCGAAGGCCGCCGCCGCATGCAGGTGGCGCTGAAGGGCATCGAGGAACTGAGCCACCACTGCGACTCGCTGATCACCATCCCCAACGAGAAGCTGATCACCGTACTGGGCCGCAACGCCACCATGATCCAGGCCTTCCGCGCCGCCAACGACGTGCTGCTGGGCGCTGTGCAGGGCATCGCCGACCTGATCGTCCGCCCGGGCCTGATCAACGTCGACTTCGCCGACGTCCGTACCGTCATGAGCGAGATGGGCCTGGCCATGATGGGCACCGGTTCGGCCCGCGGCGACGACCGCGCGCAGGCCGCCGCCGAGGCCGCCATCCAGAACCCGCTGCTGGACGACGTCAACCTCAATGGCGCCAACGGCATCCTGGTCAACATCACCGCCGGTCCGGACTTCACGATGGCCGAGTTCGACGAAGTGGGCCGCACCATCGAGGGCTTCGCCTCGGAAGATGCCACCGTCGTGGTCGGCACCGTGCTGGATCCGGACATGCAGGACGAAGTGCGCGTGACCGTGGTGGCCACCGGCCTGAACCGCAACGCCGTCCGCCAGCCGGTCGGCCGTGGCGGCGACCTGCGCGAGCCGATGCGCGCGCCGATCAAGCTGGTCCGCGACGCCACCACCGGCATGCCGATCGACGACGGCTACTCCATGGATCCGATCGGCGCTGCCACCAGCGGCCTGGGCCTGCGCCGTGGTTCGGCCTCGCCCGCACCGTCGGCGCCGGCCTCCGCGCCGGTGGCGGCGGAGTTGCCGTCGGACTACCTGGATATTCCGGCGTTCCTGCGCCGCCAGGCGGACTGA
- the lpxC gene encoding UDP-3-O-acyl-N-acetylglucosamine deacetylase has translation MAQQRTLKNVIRATGVGLHSGEKVYMTLRPAPVDTGIVFRRTDLEPVVEIPASAQLVTETTLCTGLTCAGAKVQTVEHLMSAMAGLGVDNAYVELSSAELPIMDGSAGPFVFLIQSAGVVEQDAPKRFIRITRTVEVTEGDKVARFEPYDGFKLGFTVKFDHPMIPASQSRAEVDFSTGAYIKEVARARTFGFMRDLEYMRERNLGLGGSMDNAIVLDEFRVLNEDGLRYTDEFVRHKILDAIGDLYLAGRPILGAYEGFKSGHALNNKLVRALLAETSAWEEVTFEDRGTPSPVTYATPALAV, from the coding sequence ATGGCCCAGCAACGCACCCTCAAGAACGTGATCCGCGCAACGGGCGTGGGGCTGCACAGCGGCGAAAAGGTCTACATGACGCTGCGTCCGGCGCCGGTGGACACCGGCATCGTGTTCCGGCGCACCGACCTGGAACCGGTGGTGGAGATTCCCGCCAGCGCGCAGCTGGTTACCGAGACCACCCTGTGCACGGGCCTGACCTGCGCAGGCGCCAAGGTGCAGACGGTGGAGCACCTGATGTCGGCCATGGCCGGCCTGGGCGTCGACAACGCCTACGTGGAGCTGTCCTCGGCCGAGCTGCCGATCATGGACGGATCCGCCGGCCCGTTCGTGTTCCTCATCCAGTCCGCCGGTGTCGTCGAGCAGGACGCCCCCAAGCGTTTCATCCGCATCACCCGCACGGTGGAAGTGACCGAAGGCGACAAGGTGGCGCGCTTCGAGCCGTACGACGGATTCAAGCTGGGCTTTACGGTGAAGTTCGACCACCCGATGATCCCGGCCTCGCAGTCGCGCGCCGAAGTGGACTTTTCCACCGGCGCCTACATCAAGGAAGTCGCGCGCGCGCGCACGTTCGGCTTCATGCGCGACCTGGAATACATGCGCGAGCGCAACCTGGGCCTGGGCGGCTCGATGGACAATGCCATCGTGCTGGACGAGTTCCGCGTGCTGAACGAGGACGGCCTGCGCTACACGGACGAATTCGTCCGCCACAAGATCCTGGACGCCATCGGCGACCTCTACCTCGCCGGCCGCCCGATCCTGGGCGCGTACGAGGGATTCAAGTCGGGCCATGCGCTGAACAACAAGCTGGTCCGGGCCCTGCTGGCCGAAACCTCGGCCTGGGAAGAAGTGACCTTCGAGGACCGCGGCACGCCGTCCCCGGTCACCTATGCGACGCCTGCCCTGGCGGTCTGA
- a CDS encoding DUF721 domain-containing protein: protein MSDSKSKPRRTGIVQPALQAALTDAATDPVRRAMWLDALEQQLRPCLPPALAPHCRLANVAGKRLVFIVDSPVWNARLRLAAPELINVAQSIGLAVTEVTAKTRLAPVVKPAQAAVVPVSEASRRGLQAALDLLSAPDSAGTPTPQGGHRGRRKN from the coding sequence ATGTCTGATTCGAAGTCCAAGCCGCGCCGTACCGGCATCGTGCAACCTGCCCTGCAGGCTGCCCTGACGGATGCCGCCACCGACCCGGTGCGTCGCGCCATGTGGCTGGACGCCTTGGAACAGCAGCTTCGCCCCTGCCTTCCCCCTGCCCTGGCGCCGCATTGCCGGTTGGCGAACGTGGCGGGCAAGCGGCTCGTTTTTATCGTCGACTCCCCGGTATGGAACGCCCGGCTACGCCTGGCGGCACCCGAATTGATCAACGTGGCCCAATCCATCGGACTGGCGGTCACCGAAGTCACCGCCAAGACGCGCCTCGCGCCGGTCGTGAAGCCTGCACAGGCAGCGGTCGTACCCGTATCGGAGGCCTCCCGCAGAGGGCTGCAAGCGGCCCTCGACCTCCTGTCGGCCCCGGACTCCGCCGGTACCCCCACCCCGCAGGGCGGTCATCGCGGGCGCCGGAAAAATTGA
- a CDS encoding M23 family metallopeptidase, with protein MSFKTIVNNSRTWWAHASAHGAYRIRLAFHARPLASACVLVAAGLLVGVAGRSAAGMAQVSLLQAKAEQRDAELDQVRRGAQQEINAMAARLGELQAQANRLNALGERLTRVGQLQDGEFDFNEPVGVGGNDVSYDMKPAELVAGVDKLEQQFAASGRQLSVLEALLFNRELDRNATPGRMPIANSYITSGFGGRADPFGGGGQYHKGIDFKASVGDPVLAVADGVVSFAGVKGGYGNVVDVDHGNGYVTRYAHNSRLAVRAGDLVRVGQEVAKAGSTGRSTGAHVHFEVWENGRVVNPRKFLGEGPTPVGRPVKRG; from the coding sequence ATGAGCTTTAAGACCATCGTAAACAATTCGCGTACCTGGTGGGCCCATGCGTCCGCCCACGGTGCCTACCGCATCCGCCTCGCATTCCATGCGCGCCCGCTGGCCAGCGCCTGCGTGCTGGTCGCCGCCGGCCTGCTGGTCGGCGTGGCCGGCCGCAGCGCCGCCGGCATGGCGCAGGTCTCGCTGCTGCAGGCCAAGGCCGAGCAGCGCGATGCGGAACTGGACCAGGTGCGCCGCGGCGCCCAGCAGGAAATCAACGCCATGGCCGCGCGCCTGGGCGAGCTGCAGGCGCAGGCCAACCGCCTGAACGCCCTGGGCGAGCGCCTGACCCGTGTGGGCCAGTTGCAGGACGGCGAGTTCGACTTCAACGAGCCGGTGGGCGTGGGCGGCAACGACGTGTCCTACGACATGAAGCCGGCCGAACTGGTGGCCGGCGTGGACAAGCTGGAGCAGCAGTTCGCCGCGTCGGGCCGCCAGCTGTCGGTGCTGGAGGCGCTGCTGTTCAATCGCGAACTGGACAGGAACGCCACCCCGGGCCGCATGCCGATCGCCAACAGCTACATCACCTCCGGCTTCGGCGGTCGCGCCGATCCGTTCGGTGGCGGTGGCCAGTACCACAAGGGCATCGACTTCAAGGCCAGCGTCGGCGATCCCGTGCTGGCCGTCGCCGACGGGGTGGTCAGCTTCGCCGGCGTGAAGGGCGGTTACGGCAACGTGGTGGATGTCGACCACGGCAACGGCTATGTCACCCGCTATGCGCACAATTCGCGCCTGGCCGTGCGCGCGGGCGATCTGGTCCGCGTGGGCCAGGAAGTGGCCAAGGCCGGCTCCACCGGGCGCTCCACCGGTGCGCACGTGCACTTCGAGGTGTGGGAGAACGGACGCGTGGTCAATCCGCGCAAGTTCCTGGGCGAGGGCCCCACGCCGGTGGGCCGGCCCGTCAAGCGCGGCTGA
- the secA gene encoding preprotein translocase subunit SecA, translating into MINKLLTRVFGSRNERLLKQLQRIVDKINALEPELQKLSDEELKAKTPEFQQRIAGGEALDKILPEAFAVCREASRRVLGMRHYDVQLIGGMVLHLGKIAEMRTGEGKTLVATLPTYLNALEGKGVHVVTVNDYLARRDSAWMGRLYNWLGLSVGVVYPGMPHGDKHAAYAADITYGTNNEFGFDYLRDNMAMSRADRFQRGLHYAIVDEVDSILIDEARTPLIISGPADESPELYIRVNRIVPQLVKQENEEAEGDYWVDEKGKQVHLSEAGMEHAEELLLQAGIISEEEPLYGANNLSVVHHLNAALRAHAIYQRDVDYIVRDGEVVIVDEFTGRTLPGRRWSDGLHQAVEAKEGVPVQRENQTLASVTFQNLFRMYRKLSGMTGTADTEAFEFQSIYGLEVIVIPTNRPTVRKDSPDQVFLNRQGKFKAVLADIQDCYQRGQPVLVGTTSIETSEMLSDFLSKAGVPHEVLNAKQHEREAHIVAQAGRPGAITIATNMAGRGTDIVLGGSLEAEYEALPEGATDADRAAVKAEWQQRHEAVKAAGGLHIVGTERHESRRIDNQLRGRSGRQGDPGSSRFYLSLEDNLMRIFASDWVQKAMKLIGMKEDDVIEDRLVSRQIEKAQRKVEAHNFDIRKNLLDFDDVNNDQRKVIYAQRDELLDAESVKENIDGIRGDVVAETVARFVPANSVDEQWDLQGLERELAEEMGLDLPVSRWREEAEELDAETIERRVQEAMDRHFADKEAVIGEETMRALEKHIMLTVLDKNWKEHLARMDYLRQGIHLRGYAQKQPKQEYKKEAFELFSSMLERVKSEVVTLLSRVRIRSEEEVAALEAQERAMAEAQARQMQFQHQDAGGYGADEEAEEAQRLAAAQGGYVQSGPMPAHRDAPKVGRNDPCPCGSGKKYKHCHGQLA; encoded by the coding sequence ATGATCAACAAACTGCTTACCCGTGTCTTCGGCAGTCGCAACGAGCGCCTGCTCAAGCAGCTGCAACGCATCGTCGACAAGATCAACGCGCTGGAGCCGGAGCTGCAGAAGCTGTCCGACGAGGAGCTGAAGGCGAAGACGCCGGAGTTCCAGCAGCGCATCGCCGGCGGGGAAGCCCTCGACAAGATCCTGCCCGAAGCCTTCGCGGTCTGCCGCGAGGCCAGCCGCCGCGTGCTGGGCATGCGCCACTACGACGTGCAGCTGATCGGCGGCATGGTGCTGCACCTGGGCAAGATCGCCGAAATGCGCACCGGCGAAGGCAAGACGCTGGTGGCCACGCTGCCGACCTACCTCAATGCGCTGGAAGGCAAGGGCGTGCACGTGGTCACCGTGAACGACTACCTGGCCCGCCGCGACTCGGCCTGGATGGGCCGCCTGTACAACTGGCTGGGCCTGAGCGTGGGCGTGGTCTACCCGGGCATGCCGCATGGCGACAAGCACGCCGCCTATGCCGCCGACATCACCTACGGCACCAACAACGAGTTCGGCTTCGACTACCTGCGCGACAACATGGCCATGTCCAGGGCCGACCGCTTCCAGCGCGGCCTGCACTACGCCATCGTCGACGAGGTCGACTCCATCCTGATCGACGAAGCGCGCACCCCGCTGATCATCTCCGGCCCGGCCGACGAATCGCCGGAGCTGTACATCCGCGTCAACCGCATCGTGCCCCAGCTGGTCAAGCAGGAGAACGAGGAAGCCGAGGGCGATTACTGGGTCGACGAGAAGGGCAAGCAGGTGCACCTGTCCGAAGCGGGCATGGAGCACGCCGAGGAACTGCTGCTGCAGGCCGGCATCATCAGCGAGGAAGAACCGCTGTACGGAGCCAACAACCTGTCCGTCGTGCACCACCTCAATGCCGCGCTGCGCGCGCATGCCATCTACCAGCGCGACGTGGACTACATCGTGCGCGATGGCGAAGTGGTCATCGTCGACGAGTTCACCGGCCGTACGCTGCCGGGGCGCCGCTGGTCCGACGGCCTGCACCAGGCGGTCGAGGCGAAGGAAGGCGTGCCGGTGCAGCGCGAGAACCAGACGCTGGCCAGCGTGACGTTCCAGAACCTGTTCCGCATGTACAGGAAGCTGTCCGGCATGACCGGTACGGCCGACACCGAAGCGTTCGAATTCCAGAGCATCTACGGCCTGGAAGTGATCGTCATCCCGACCAACCGCCCGACCGTGCGCAAGGATTCGCCGGACCAGGTGTTCCTCAACCGCCAGGGCAAGTTCAAGGCGGTGCTGGCCGACATCCAGGACTGCTATCAGCGCGGCCAGCCGGTGCTGGTGGGCACCACCTCGATCGAGACGTCGGAAATGCTGTCCGACTTCCTCAGCAAGGCCGGCGTGCCGCATGAAGTGCTCAACGCCAAGCAGCACGAGCGCGAGGCGCACATCGTGGCCCAGGCCGGCCGTCCGGGCGCCATCACCATCGCCACCAACATGGCCGGCCGCGGTACCGACATCGTGCTGGGCGGTTCGCTGGAAGCCGAATACGAAGCCCTGCCGGAAGGCGCCACCGACGCCGACCGCGCCGCGGTGAAGGCCGAGTGGCAGCAGCGCCACGAAGCGGTGAAGGCTGCCGGCGGCCTGCATATCGTGGGCACCGAACGCCACGAATCGCGCCGCATCGACAACCAGCTGCGCGGCCGTTCGGGCCGCCAGGGCGATCCGGGTTCGTCCCGCTTCTACCTGTCGCTGGAAGACAACCTGATGCGCATCTTCGCCTCGGACTGGGTCCAGAAGGCGATGAAGCTGATCGGCATGAAGGAAGACGACGTCATCGAGGACCGGCTTGTCAGCCGGCAGATCGAGAAGGCGCAGCGCAAGGTGGAAGCGCACAACTTCGACATCCGCAAGAACCTGCTGGACTTCGACGACGTCAACAACGACCAGCGCAAGGTGATCTATGCCCAGCGCGACGAACTTCTCGACGCCGAATCGGTGAAGGAGAACATCGACGGCATCCGCGGCGACGTGGTCGCCGAGACCGTCGCCCGCTTCGTGCCGGCGAACTCGGTGGACGAACAGTGGGACCTGCAGGGCCTGGAGCGCGAACTGGCCGAGGAGATGGGCCTGGACCTGCCTGTCAGCCGCTGGCGCGAGGAAGCCGAGGAGCTGGATGCCGAGACCATCGAGCGCCGCGTGCAGGAGGCCATGGACAGGCATTTCGCCGACAAGGAAGCGGTCATCGGCGAAGAGACCATGCGCGCGCTGGAGAAGCACATCATGCTGACCGTGCTCGACAAGAACTGGAAGGAGCACCTGGCGCGCATGGACTACCTGCGCCAGGGCATCCACCTGCGCGGCTACGCGCAGAAGCAGCCCAAGCAGGAGTACAAGAAGGAAGCCTTCGAGCTGTTCTCCAGCATGCTGGAGCGGGTGAAGAGCGAAGTGGTCACGCTGCTGTCGCGCGTGCGCATCCGCAGCGAGGAGGAAGTCGCGGCGCTGGAGGCGCAGGAGCGCGCCATGGCCGAGGCCCAGGCGCGGCAGATGCAGTTCCAGCACCAGGACGCCGGCGGCTACGGCGCCGACGAAGAGGCCGAGGAAGCGCAGCGGCTGGCGGCGGCCCAGGGCGGCTACGTGCAGTCCGGCCCCATGCCGGCGCACCGCGACGCGCCCAAGGTCGGCCGCAACGATCCCTGCCCGTGCGGCAGCGGCAAGAAGTACAAGCACTGCCACGGCCAGCTGGCCTGA
- a CDS encoding Nudix family hydrolase produces the protein MPTPLRSIHVMAAVITDARGRILLARRTEGRDLAGRWEFPGGKQEPGEHPEDALVRELREELGIEARVGAHLISVPQQYPDKRLCLEVRQLTGWSGTPRGHEGQALAWVPADKLTRYDMPPADRPVVAALLQPDRYLVTPEPEDSHQWLAALEQALSAGLRRVQVRARSLSGDAWRALASQAVARCRQAGAEVLLNGDIELARELQVGVHLRAHQLAGLSARPLQQGAPVAASCHTPEDLRQAEALGCDFAVLGSVHPTLSHPGGEALGWQGFARLREGASLPIYAIGGMTPADIAHARQHGAQGIAAIRGLWPAV, from the coding sequence ATGCCCACTCCGTTACGCTCGATCCATGTCATGGCCGCCGTCATCACCGATGCACGCGGCCGCATCCTGCTGGCCCGCCGCACCGAAGGCCGCGACCTGGCCGGGCGCTGGGAGTTTCCCGGCGGCAAGCAGGAGCCGGGGGAACATCCCGAGGACGCGCTGGTGCGGGAATTGCGCGAGGAGCTGGGCATCGAGGCGCGCGTGGGCGCGCACCTCATCAGCGTCCCGCAGCAGTACCCCGACAAGCGGCTGTGCCTGGAGGTGCGGCAGCTGACCGGCTGGAGCGGCACGCCGCGGGGACACGAGGGCCAGGCGCTGGCGTGGGTGCCGGCCGACAAGTTGACGCGCTACGACATGCCGCCGGCGGATCGGCCGGTAGTGGCGGCGCTGTTGCAGCCGGACCGGTACCTGGTCACGCCGGAACCGGAGGATTCGCACCAGTGGCTCGCCGCGCTCGAGCAGGCCCTCTCGGCGGGCCTCCGCCGCGTGCAGGTGCGCGCGCGCAGCCTGTCGGGCGATGCCTGGCGCGCATTGGCGTCCCAGGCGGTCGCGCGATGCCGGCAGGCGGGCGCCGAAGTGCTGCTCAATGGCGACATCGAGCTGGCGCGCGAACTGCAGGTGGGCGTCCACCTGCGCGCGCACCAGTTGGCCGGCCTGTCCGCGCGACCGCTGCAACAGGGGGCGCCGGTCGCGGCGTCCTGCCACACGCCCGAGGACCTGCGGCAGGCGGAGGCACTGGGCTGCGATTTCGCGGTGCTGGGCAGCGTGCATCCCACCCTCAGCCATCCCGGCGGCGAGGCGCTGGGATGGCAAGGCTTCGCCCGCCTGCGCGAAGGGGCCTCGTTGCCGATCTACGCCATCGGCGGCATGACGCCCGCCGACATCGCGCATGCGCGCCAGCATGGCGCGCAGGGCATCGCGGCCATCCGCGGGTTGTGGCCGGCGGTGTAA
- a CDS encoding transposase: MTATTLSRQPFFSEFAPTCAAARRHLDPDVYRDSRLLAWVLMPDHGHWLVQVGDGDHLASIMNRIKSATARAYNEQRRRTGALWARAYHEHLLRGDDDVKGAARYLVANPVRAGLVKRVGDYPFWDAVWIGDRSEGAVGAP; encoded by the coding sequence GTGACCGCGACCACCCTGTCGCGCCAACCCTTCTTCAGCGAATTCGCACCCACCTGCGCGGCCGCGCGCCGCCATCTCGACCCCGACGTCTACCGCGATTCGCGACTGCTGGCGTGGGTGCTGATGCCGGACCACGGGCATTGGCTGGTCCAGGTCGGTGATGGCGATCATCTGGCCTCGATCATGAACCGCATCAAGTCCGCCACCGCGCGTGCCTACAACGAACAGCGGAGGCGTACCGGAGCGCTCTGGGCACGCGCGTATCACGAGCATTTGTTGCGTGGGGACGATGACGTAAAGGGAGCCGCGCGCTATCTGGTTGCCAATCCCGTCAGGGCAGGGCTGGTGAAACGCGTGGGCGACTACCCGTTCTGGGATGCGGTGTGGATTGGGGATCGGAGCGAAGGCGCTGTAGGAGCGCCCTAG
- the coaE gene encoding dephospho-CoA kinase (Dephospho-CoA kinase (CoaE) performs the final step in coenzyme A biosynthesis.) has protein sequence MSDYFIGLTGGIASGKSALEKAFAAHGVVVADADLIARQVVAPGEPALAAVVEHFGAGVLQADGQLDRAALRVRVFGDPDQRRALEAVLHPAIRARLEAICRAAPGPYAIAMVPLLTEGGGRAAYPWLHRILVVDTPAAVQKARLMQRDGIDATLADQMMAAQASRAQRLALADDIVVNDGDIHHLQHAADALHLRYLALATATP, from the coding sequence ATGAGCGACTACTTCATCGGACTGACCGGCGGCATCGCCTCGGGCAAGAGCGCGCTGGAAAAGGCGTTCGCCGCACATGGCGTCGTGGTGGCGGACGCCGACCTGATCGCGCGCCAAGTGGTCGCACCGGGCGAACCGGCGCTGGCCGCGGTGGTCGAACACTTCGGGGCGGGCGTATTGCAGGCGGACGGCCAGCTCGACCGCGCGGCGCTGCGGGTGCGCGTGTTCGGCGACCCGGACCAGCGGCGCGCCCTGGAAGCCGTCCTGCACCCGGCCATCCGCGCCCGGCTGGAGGCCATTTGCCGGGCCGCGCCGGGGCCCTACGCCATCGCCATGGTCCCGCTGCTCACCGAGGGCGGGGGCCGCGCGGCGTATCCGTGGCTGCACCGCATCCTGGTAGTGGACACCCCCGCTGCCGTGCAGAAGGCGCGGCTGATGCAGCGCGACGGCATCGACGCCACCCTGGCCGACCAGATGATGGCGGCGCAGGCCTCACGCGCGCAGCGGCTGGCGCTGGCCGACGATATCGTGGTCAACGACGGCGACATCCACCACCTGCAACACGCCGCCGACGCCCTGCACCTGCGCTACCTCGCCCTGGCCACCGCCACCCCGTAG
- a CDS encoding A24 family peptidase: MAFLDQHPELGYPVVAGLGLLVGSFLNVVILRLPRRLEWEWKRDAREVLEEPEIYDPPPPGIVVERSHCPHCKTPLSWYENIPLFSWLVLRGKCRHCKAPISPQYPLVELLTALLAMASVWRFGFGWQGFGAALFSCYLVALSGIDLRTRLLPDQLTLPLMWLGLIGSLDNLYMPAKPALLGAIAGYVSLWLVWWLFKQVTGKEGMGRGDFKLLAAIGAWVGLNGVLPTLLLSSVVGAVIGSVWLATQGRDRATPIPFGPYLAIAGWIVFFWGPQIIDAYLRFAGLK; encoded by the coding sequence ATGGCATTCCTGGATCAACACCCCGAACTGGGGTACCCGGTGGTGGCAGGCCTGGGCCTGCTGGTGGGCAGCTTCCTCAACGTGGTCATCCTGCGGCTGCCACGGCGGCTGGAGTGGGAGTGGAAGCGCGACGCGCGCGAGGTGCTGGAGGAGCCGGAGATCTACGATCCCCCGCCGCCCGGCATCGTGGTGGAGCGCTCGCACTGCCCCCACTGCAAGACGCCGCTGTCGTGGTACGAGAACATCCCGCTGTTCAGCTGGCTGGTGCTGCGCGGCAAGTGCCGCCACTGCAAGGCCCCCATCTCGCCGCAGTATCCGCTGGTGGAACTGCTGACCGCGCTGCTGGCGATGGCGTCGGTGTGGCGCTTCGGCTTCGGCTGGCAGGGGTTCGGCGCGGCCCTCTTCAGCTGCTACCTGGTGGCGCTGAGCGGCATCGACCTGCGCACCCGGCTGCTGCCCGACCAGCTGACCCTGCCGCTGATGTGGCTGGGCCTGATCGGCAGTCTGGACAACCTGTACATGCCGGCCAAGCCGGCGCTGCTGGGCGCGATCGCCGGCTATGTCTCGCTGTGGCTGGTGTGGTGGCTGTTCAAGCAGGTCACCGGCAAGGAGGGCATGGGCCGGGGCGACTTCAAGCTGCTGGCGGCCATCGGTGCCTGGGTGGGGCTCAACGGCGTGTTGCCGACGCTGCTGCTGTCCTCGGTGGTCGGCGCGGTTATCGGTTCGGTATGGCTGGCCACGCAGGGCCGCGACCGCGCCACGCCGATCCCCTTCGGCCCCTACCTGGCCATCGCCGGCTGGATCGTGTTCTTCTGGGGCCCGCAGATCATCGACGCCTACCTGCGTTTCGCCGGGCTGAAATAG